From Ananas comosus cultivar F153 linkage group 8, ASM154086v1, whole genome shotgun sequence, one genomic window encodes:
- the LOC109714225 gene encoding uncharacterized WD repeat-containing protein C3H5.08c-like has translation MALYQSRLIQEEEEDDDDVFFDSHDEISFLQDDKSTAENSISWVSSNSLYHLWIRSPDSVRERRDRFVELMGFDLIRSSCAASFEADDEAISRTSTSVREIRPLMSSCSGEQPSTSADGGLDERFEYSIKNLDDGTVFVVDELGNDGNFRSLREIGSNRMVTLSEFERSFGSSPFIQQLMRREDGSLSDSDKIVVRRPRRIGWLRRLGTGACLVVREADVVNSSFSSSNQSSSDRVERIRVHSCRKRCKELSAVYKGQNLKAHEGAILTMKFSPDGQYLASGGEDGVVRVWQVMERERNEEFDVPEDDLSCMYFTMNTNSELAPIHSDREKKSKRSMRTTKSTCVVIPQKIFRISEGPLHEFYGHNVDVLDLSWSKDKHLLSSSVDMTVRLWRIGCNSCLKVFSHNNFVTCVQFNPADENYFISGSIDGIVRVWEIPESHVVGWTDSKEIVTAVCYRPDGKGVVVGTITGNCRFYDASDNHLQLDAQVPLQSRKKCPLKRITGFQYCPSDPKKLMVTSADSHICILDGLELVSRYKGQRNAARQIAASFTPDGRHIISASEDSNIYFWNFESQAALTSSHVTKTSSCERFFCSNASMAIPWNGSQTGNVSRNLSIIRENASNCREEDSTMSHGFFSGLLPKGSATWPEEKLPFSSISKSTLRNFQYKYLKASFQSTSLAWGQVIVAAGWDGRIRSFQNYGLPVHL, from the exons ATGGCCCTGTATCAGAGTCGTTTGATtcaagaggaagaggaggacgacgacgatgtGTTCTTCGACTCGCACGACGAAATCTCATTTCTGCAGGATGATAAATCTACAGCAGAGAATTCCATCAGCTGGGTTTCCAGCAATTCTCTGTACCATCTCTGGATTAGAAGCCCCGACAGCGTAAGAGAACGCCGCGACAGGTTTGTCGAATTGATGGGTTTCGATCTCATTCGCAGTTCCTGTGCAGCCTCTTTTGAAGCTGATGATGAAGCAATTTCAAGAACATCCACATCTGTTCGGGAAATCCGGCCTTTGATGTCCAGTTGCTCTGGTGAGCAGCCGAGTACATCGGCTGACGGGGGTTTGGATGAGAGATTTGAGTACAGTATCAAGAATTTGGATGATGGGACCGTCTTTGTGGTCGATGAGTTGGGTAATGATGGCAATTTTAGGAGTCTTCGTGAAATTGGCTCGAATCGGATGGTGACGCTATCCGAGTTCGAGAGAAGCTTCGGGTCGTCGCCGTTCATCCAGCAGCTTATGCGGCGAGAAGATGGCTCATTGAGCGATTCTGACAAAATTGTCGTGAGGAGGCCGCGAAGGATTGGATGGTTGAGGAGGTTGGGCACTGGGGCTTGTCTTGTAGTTAGAGAAGCGGATGTAGTTAACTCAAGTTTCTCGAGTTCTAATCAAAGTAGTAGCGATAGGGTTGAACGAATTAGAGTTCATTCGTGCAGGAAGAGATGCAAGGAATTGTCGGCGGTCTACAAGGGGCAGAATCTGAAAGCACATGAAGGTGCTATCCTGACCATGAAATTTAGCCCTGATGGCCAATACTTGGCCAGCGGAGGTGAAGACGGAGTTGTCCGTGTGTGGCAGGTGATGGAACGCGAAAGAAACGAAGAATTTGACGTTCCTGAAGACGATTTATCATGCATGTACTTCACAATGAATACCAATTCTGAGTTGGCCCCTATACATTCCGACAGGGAGAAAAAGAGTAAGAGGAGTATGAGAACTACGAAATCGACTTGCGTCGTAATTCCGCAGAAAATCTTTCGAATATCTGAGGGACCCTTGCACGAGTTCTATGGGCATAATGTGGATGTCCTGGATCTTTCGTGGTCAAAAGATAAG CATCTACTGTCATCATCCGTTGATATGACTGTTCGCTTGTGGCGAATCGGATGCAATAGCTGCCTTAAAGTTTTTTCTCATAATAATTTTG TGACGTGTGTTCAATTCAACCCTGCCGATGAGAACTATTTTATTAGTGGCTCGATAGATGGAATAGTTCGTGTATGGGAGATTCCTGAATCTCATGTTGTAGGCTGGACTGATAGCAAAGAAATAGTCACTGCAGTCTGTTACCGCCCAGACGGGAAG GGAGTAGTGGTTGGCACCATCACCGGTAATTGTCGCTTTTATGATGCATCAG ataaccatctacaGCTAGATGCTCAGGTTCCACTGCAGAGTAGGAAAAAGTGTCCGCTTAAGAGAATCACTGGCTTTCAG TATTGTCCAAGTGATCCTAAAAAGTTGATGGTAACATCTGCCGACTCACATATCTGCATTCTTGATGGGCTTGAATTAGTCTCGAGGTACAAAG GGCAACGAAATGCTGCTAGGCAAATAGCTGCATCATTCACTCCAGATGGGCGGCATATTATTTCGGCTAGTGAGGACTCGAACATTTATTTCTGGAACTTTGAAAGCCAAGCTGCGCTGACATCAAGCCATGTAACAAAAACATCATCTTGTGAGCGATTCTTCTGCAGTAATGCTTCCATGGCAATACCCTGGAATGGCTCTCAGACCGGTAATGTTTCAAGAAATCTTTCTATTATTCGAGAAAATGCCTCTAATTGCCGCGAAGAAGATTCCACTATGAGCCATGGGTTCTTTTCGGGTTTACTTCCCAAGGGATCAGCAACATGGCCTGAGGAAAAGCTCCCGTTTAGCTCAATCAGCAAATCTACTTTGAGGAATTTCCAATATAAATACCTGAAGGCTTCTTTTCAAAGCACTTCTCTCGCCTGGGGTCAGGTGATAGTTGCTGCAGGATGGGATGGCCGCATCAGATCCTTCCAGAATTACGGATTACCAGTACATCTTTGA